Proteins co-encoded in one Camelus bactrianus isolate YW-2024 breed Bactrian camel chromosome 6, ASM4877302v1, whole genome shotgun sequence genomic window:
- the CA12 gene encoding carbonic anhydrase 12 isoform X2: MPGRSLHAAAVLLLVILKQQPSSPAPLNGSKWTYFGPDGEKNWSKNYPSCGGLLQSPIDLHGDILQYNASLGPLAFQGYNASANQPFILTNNGHSVKLKLPKDMQIQGLGARYNASQLHLHWGDRNDPHGSEHTIGGKHFAAELHIVYYNSDLYPNASIASDKPEGLAVLAVLIEMGSSNPSYDKIFSHLPDVKYKGQEVHIPGFSIEELLPERPEQYYRYKGSLTTPPCHPSVLWTVFRNPVQVSRAQLVKLEEGLYCTNVDDPSPIEMVNNFRQVQKFDERLVYVSFQQVQDLTYAGLSLGIALSVALAGVLGICIVLAVSVWLFRRKKSKKSDNKGVIYKPATTQESEAHA; encoded by the exons gtcccgACGGGGAGAAGAACTGGTCCAAGAACTACCCGTCGTGCGGGGGCCTGCTGCAGTCCCCCATAGACCTGCACGGCGACATCCTCCAGTACAACGCCAGCCTTGGGCCCCTCGCCTTCCAGGGCTACAACGCGTCTGCCAACCAGCCGTTCATCCTGACCAACAATGGCCATTCAG TGAAGCTGAAATTGCCCAAGGACATGCAAATCCAGGGCCTCGGGGCCCGCTACAACGCCTCACAGCTGCACCTGCACTGGGGGGACCGGAACGACCCCCACGGCTCCGAGCACACTATTGGTGGGAAGCACTTTGCCGCCGAG CTGCATATTGTCTATTACAACTCAGACCTGTACCCCAACGCCAGCATCGCCAGTGACAAGCCAGAAGGCCTCGCTGTCCTAGCTGTTCTCATAGAG ATGGGCTCCTCCAATCCATCATATGACAAGATCTTCAGTCACCTTCCAGATGTAAAGTACAAAG GCCAAGAGGTGCACATCCCGGGTTTCAGCATTGAGGAGCTGCTGCCGGAGAGGCCTGAGCAGTACTACCGCTACAAAGGGTCCCTGACCACACCGCCTTGCCACCCCTCCGTGCTCTGGACAGTCTTCCGGAACCCTGTGCAAGTTTCCCGGGCTCAG CTGGTGAAGTTAGAAGAAGGCCTGTACTGCACAAATGTGGATGACCCGTCCCCCATAGAGATGGTCAACAACTTCCGGCAGGTCCAGAAGTTTGATGAGAGGCTGGTGTACGTCTCCTTCCAACAAG TACAAGACCTTACCTACGCAGGACTGAGTCTGG GCATCGCCCTTTCCGTGGCCCTGGCCGGCGTTCTCGGCATCTGTATTGTCCTGGCAGTATCTGTTTGGCTtttcagaaggaagaagag CAAAAAAAGTGATAACAAAGGTGTCATCTACAAACCGGCCACCACGCAGGAGTCCGAGGCCCATGCCTGA
- the CA12 gene encoding carbonic anhydrase 12 isoform X3 — MPGRSLHAAAVLLLVILKQQPSSPAPLNGSKWTYFGPDGEKNWSKNYPSCGGLLQSPIDLHGDILQYNASLGPLAFQGYNASANQPFILTNNGHSVKLKLPKDMQIQGLGARYNASQLHLHWGDRNDPHGSEHTIGGKHFAAELHIVYYNSDLYPNASIASDKPEGLAVLAVLIEMGSSNPSYDKIFSHLPDVKYKGQEVHIPGFSIEELLPERPEQYYRYKGSLTTPPCHPSVLWTVFRNPVQVSRAQLVKLEEGLYCTNVDDPSPIEMVNNFRQVQKFDERLVYVSFQQGIALSVALAGVLGICIVLAVSVWLFRRKKSSKKSDNKGVIYKPATTQESEAHA; from the exons gtcccgACGGGGAGAAGAACTGGTCCAAGAACTACCCGTCGTGCGGGGGCCTGCTGCAGTCCCCCATAGACCTGCACGGCGACATCCTCCAGTACAACGCCAGCCTTGGGCCCCTCGCCTTCCAGGGCTACAACGCGTCTGCCAACCAGCCGTTCATCCTGACCAACAATGGCCATTCAG TGAAGCTGAAATTGCCCAAGGACATGCAAATCCAGGGCCTCGGGGCCCGCTACAACGCCTCACAGCTGCACCTGCACTGGGGGGACCGGAACGACCCCCACGGCTCCGAGCACACTATTGGTGGGAAGCACTTTGCCGCCGAG CTGCATATTGTCTATTACAACTCAGACCTGTACCCCAACGCCAGCATCGCCAGTGACAAGCCAGAAGGCCTCGCTGTCCTAGCTGTTCTCATAGAG ATGGGCTCCTCCAATCCATCATATGACAAGATCTTCAGTCACCTTCCAGATGTAAAGTACAAAG GCCAAGAGGTGCACATCCCGGGTTTCAGCATTGAGGAGCTGCTGCCGGAGAGGCCTGAGCAGTACTACCGCTACAAAGGGTCCCTGACCACACCGCCTTGCCACCCCTCCGTGCTCTGGACAGTCTTCCGGAACCCTGTGCAAGTTTCCCGGGCTCAG CTGGTGAAGTTAGAAGAAGGCCTGTACTGCACAAATGTGGATGACCCGTCCCCCATAGAGATGGTCAACAACTTCCGGCAGGTCCAGAAGTTTGATGAGAGGCTGGTGTACGTCTCCTTCCAACAAG GCATCGCCCTTTCCGTGGCCCTGGCCGGCGTTCTCGGCATCTGTATTGTCCTGGCAGTATCTGTTTGGCTtttcagaaggaagaagag TAGCAAAAAAAGTGATAACAAAGGTGTCATCTACAAACCGGCCACCACGCAGGAGTCCGAGGCCCATGCCTGA
- the CA12 gene encoding carbonic anhydrase 12 isoform X1 — protein MPGRSLHAAAVLLLVILKQQPSSPAPLNGSKWTYFGPDGEKNWSKNYPSCGGLLQSPIDLHGDILQYNASLGPLAFQGYNASANQPFILTNNGHSVKLKLPKDMQIQGLGARYNASQLHLHWGDRNDPHGSEHTIGGKHFAAELHIVYYNSDLYPNASIASDKPEGLAVLAVLIEMGSSNPSYDKIFSHLPDVKYKGQEVHIPGFSIEELLPERPEQYYRYKGSLTTPPCHPSVLWTVFRNPVQVSRAQLVKLEEGLYCTNVDDPSPIEMVNNFRQVQKFDERLVYVSFQQVQDLTYAGLSLGIALSVALAGVLGICIVLAVSVWLFRRKKSSKKSDNKGVIYKPATTQESEAHA, from the exons gtcccgACGGGGAGAAGAACTGGTCCAAGAACTACCCGTCGTGCGGGGGCCTGCTGCAGTCCCCCATAGACCTGCACGGCGACATCCTCCAGTACAACGCCAGCCTTGGGCCCCTCGCCTTCCAGGGCTACAACGCGTCTGCCAACCAGCCGTTCATCCTGACCAACAATGGCCATTCAG TGAAGCTGAAATTGCCCAAGGACATGCAAATCCAGGGCCTCGGGGCCCGCTACAACGCCTCACAGCTGCACCTGCACTGGGGGGACCGGAACGACCCCCACGGCTCCGAGCACACTATTGGTGGGAAGCACTTTGCCGCCGAG CTGCATATTGTCTATTACAACTCAGACCTGTACCCCAACGCCAGCATCGCCAGTGACAAGCCAGAAGGCCTCGCTGTCCTAGCTGTTCTCATAGAG ATGGGCTCCTCCAATCCATCATATGACAAGATCTTCAGTCACCTTCCAGATGTAAAGTACAAAG GCCAAGAGGTGCACATCCCGGGTTTCAGCATTGAGGAGCTGCTGCCGGAGAGGCCTGAGCAGTACTACCGCTACAAAGGGTCCCTGACCACACCGCCTTGCCACCCCTCCGTGCTCTGGACAGTCTTCCGGAACCCTGTGCAAGTTTCCCGGGCTCAG CTGGTGAAGTTAGAAGAAGGCCTGTACTGCACAAATGTGGATGACCCGTCCCCCATAGAGATGGTCAACAACTTCCGGCAGGTCCAGAAGTTTGATGAGAGGCTGGTGTACGTCTCCTTCCAACAAG TACAAGACCTTACCTACGCAGGACTGAGTCTGG GCATCGCCCTTTCCGTGGCCCTGGCCGGCGTTCTCGGCATCTGTATTGTCCTGGCAGTATCTGTTTGGCTtttcagaaggaagaagag TAGCAAAAAAAGTGATAACAAAGGTGTCATCTACAAACCGGCCACCACGCAGGAGTCCGAGGCCCATGCCTGA